CAGCCTCGCCTCCGCGGGCGAACGGCGCGCGCGCGTCGAGCGGATGATGGCCGAGGCGCCGTTGCGCTGGCGCTTCTTCGACGCGCGGACGCGGCCGCCGTCGCTCCCCTACGACGCCGACCGCGCGCTGATCGAGAAAGGACGGCCGCTGAGCCCCGCCGAGCTGGGCTGCTTCGCCAGCCACTACGAGCTGCTGCGCGAGTTCGCCGAGGGCGGCGGCCCCGAGTACCTGCTCGTGCTCGAGGACGACGTCCACGTCGATCCGAACTTCTGGTTCGAGAGCCTGCCGGAGCTGATGCGCCGCGGCGGAATCGAGCTGCTGCGGCTCTATGCGCGCTTCCTGTTCCGCAGCCGGCACGTCGCGCGGATCAGCGACCGTCACTCGGTCGTGCGCTTCACGCGTCCCGTCTTCGGCACGCAGGCCTACGTCGTTTCCCGCGAAGGGGCGCGCCGGCTGACGACGCCGATCCGCCAGGTCGTCCGGCCGTGCGACGA
This genomic stretch from bacterium harbors:
- a CDS encoding glycosyltransferase family 25 protein, translated to MAAAAVPPCPELEVVVVSLASAGERRARVERMMAEAPLRWRFFDARTRPPSLPYDADRALIEKGRPLSPAELGCFASHYELLREFAEGGGPEYLLVLEDDVHVDPNFWFESLPELMRRGGIELLRLYARFLFRSRHVARISDRHSVVRFTRPVFGTQAYVVSREGARRLTTPIRQVVRPCDDEFDRFWKNGVPLYALFPFPVLELEGESTIHGRGPREFRLSPRQLALRRIVRRAAKWRRFLADKRLKARDRAVAARLRGAHFG